A genomic region of Thunnus maccoyii chromosome 13, fThuMac1.1, whole genome shotgun sequence contains the following coding sequences:
- the taf1 gene encoding transcription initiation factor TFIID subunit 1 isoform X2: protein MSDSDSDEDQDRPFSLTGFLFGNINEDGQLEDDSVLDNESKKHLAGLGTLGLGSLITEITANEEGDQDENRDSGSVDAEGWVKSTEDAVDYSDISEVAEDETKKYRQAMGSLQPSRKTDDEDDYDADCEDIDSKLMPPPPPPSLPTSAKKEEPSSQSTNASEEGDGIILPSIIAPSSTADKVDFSSSSDSETEADRPCQGSGSGGPPDSLNLPLAGIMQKDAAKALPGVTELFPEFRPGKVLRFLRLFGPGKNMPSVWRSARRKKKRKHRDPQPGTPPPEGEPTEQGQEKKSGWDYEYAHPPPPEQCLSDDEITMMAPIESKFSQACGDGDKEAESRPKVAEWRYGPAQLWYDMLGVSEDGSNFNYGFKLKELDPSEPQQQEPPKEITEPVQEVQRLHDDADGDGDNDGDDDDDDHEDRNKDRQALENELFLMVTQLQWEDDIIWNGEDVKHKGTKTQRASLAGWLPSSMTRNANAYNAQQGLTRSNSQLVPPAPPPMPKASSISGSKREKNSHDNHASQEEDSPWFSIFPIDSEELVYGRWEDNIIWDDQEMDHMLMPPVLTLDPNDENIILEIPDEKEEMTSHSPSKENKKESAIKKSRILLGKTGVIKDEPQQNMSQPEVKDPWNLSNDEFYYPKQQGLRGTFGGNIIQHSIPALELRQPFFPTHMGPMKLRQFHRSTLKKYSFGALAQPGPHPVQPLLKHIKKKAKMREQERQASGGGDMFFMRTPQDLTGKDGDLILAEYSEEYAPLIMQVGMATKIKNYYKRKPGKDPGAPDCKYGETVYCHTSPFLGSLHPGQLLQAFENNLFRSPIYLHKMPETDFLVLRTRHGYYIREIVDIFVVGQECPLYEVPGPNSKRANTHIRDFLQVFIYRLFWKSKDRPRRIRMEDIKKAFPSHSESSIRKRLKLCADFKRTDRNLSRERAFYAYYGFYPRGMDSNWWVLKPDFRLPTEEEIRAMVSPEQCCAYYSMLVAEQRLKDAGYGEKSFFAPEEENEEDFQMKIDDEVRTAPWNTTRAFISAMKGKCLLEVTGVADPTGCGEGFSYVKVPNKPTQQKDDKEPQPAKKTVTGTDADLRRLSLKNAKQLLRKFGVPEEEIKKLSRWEVIDVVRTMSTEQARSGEGPMSKFARGSRFSVAEHQERYKEECQRIFDLQNKVLESTEVLSTDTDSSSAEDSDFEEMGKNIENMLQNKKTSSQLSREREEQERKELQRMLMGEESDRDNKGRKERRKGLSSSLSTSSHKDDDTSSVTSLNSSATGRRLKIYRTFRDEDGKEYVRCETVRKASVIDAYTRIRTTKDDEFIRKFALFDEQHREEMRKERRRIQEQLRRLKRNQEKDKIKGPPEKKAKKVKERPDLKLKCGACGAIGHMRTNKFCPLYYQTNAPPSNPVAMTEEQEEELEKTVIHNDNEELIKVEGTKIVLGKQLIESADEVRRKSLVLKFPKQQLPPKKKRRVGSAVHCDYLNKPHKAIHRRRTDPMVTLSSVLESIINDMRDHPNTYPFHTPVNAKVVKDYYKIITRPMDLQTLRENVRKRMYPSREEFREAVELIVKNSATYNGAKHPITQVAQSMLDLCDAKLKEKEDRLVRLEKAINPLLDDDDQVAFSFILDNIVTQKMMVVHDSWPFHHPVNKKFVPDYYKVIINPMDLETLRKNISKHKYQNRDAFLSDVGLIHTNSIKYNGPDSPYTKTALDIVNVCKQTLAEYDEHLTQLEKDISTAKEAALDAADLESLDPMTPGPYTPQGRHSRRPGEEESDVDIEGFEEDDDGKPKTPAPAEDAEGDLEDEDDEEEMLLPPRRRMHDQEEEEEEEEEEDGRSNRPAQASVLYQDLLMSDGEDDASEEEGDNPFSSIHLSESGSDSDREVDVRPPPPRRAQDTARMGMEQDESMMSYEGDVPDEPHMEDSNVSYGSYEEMGSRSQMQPMGMGNGEDYGISEEEEDEEDEARRRGPAVLSQVQLSEDDESEEFRSIGGDSDMDSDN from the exons ATGTCGGACTCAGACAGTGACGAGGACCAAGATCGTCCTTTCTCTCTAACTGGCTTCCTCTTTGGAAATATAAATGAAGATGGGCAGCTGGAAGATGACAGTGTTCTGGACAAT GAGTCCAAAAAACATCTGGCTGGGTTGGGTACTCTGGGTCTGGGCTCACTTATTACAGAGATCACTGCCAATGAGGAGGGGGATCAAGACGAGAACAGAGACTCTGGAAGTGTAGATGCAGAAG GTTGGGTGAAAAGCACTGAAGATGCAGTTGATTATTCTGACATCAGTGAGGTCGCTGAGGATGAGACAAAGAAGTATCGCCAGGCCATGGGGTCTTTGCAGCCCAGCAGGAAAACAG ATGATGAGGATGACTATGATGCGGACTGTGAGGATATTGATTCTAAGCTTATGCCTCCTCCGCCACCACCAAGTCTTCCTACATCTGCAAAGAAAGAGGAACCCTCCTCTCAGAGCACAAATG CTAGCGAAGAGGGTGATGGCATTATCCTGCCCTCCATCATTGCACCATCCTCTACTGCTGATAAGGTGGACTTCAGCAGCTCCTCAGACTCAGAAACAGAGGCTGATCGTCCCTGCCAGGGCTCGGGGTCTGGAGGCCCCCCAGACAGTCTCAACCTCCCTCTTGCTGGCATCATGCAGAAAGATGCTGCCAAAGCACTGCCAGGTGTCACAGAGCTCTTCCCAGAGTTTAGACCTGGAAAG GTGCTTAGGTTCTTACGGCTCTTTGGTCCTGGAAAGAACATGCCGTCAGTTTGGAGGAGTGCCCGtaggaaaaagaagaggaaacaccgggacccTCAGCCCGGGACACCTCCTCCAGAAGGAGAGCCCACAGAGCAAGGCCAGGAGAAGAAGTCTGGATGGGATTACGAGTACGCACACCCTCCACCCCCAGAGCAGTGTCTCTCTGATGATGAG ATAACCATGATGGCTCCAATAGAATCAAAGTTTTCGCAAGCTTGTGGTGATGGTGACAAGGAGGCAGAGTCTCGACCCAAAGTGGCAGAATGGAGATATGGTCCTGCCCAGCTCTGGTACGACATGCTAGGCGTCTCTGAGGATGGAAGTAACTTCAACTACGGGTTCAAACTAAAAGAACTGGACCCGAGTGAACCTCAGCAGCAGGAACCGCCCAAAGAAATAACAGAGCCTGTACAAGAG GTTCAGAGGTTGCACGATGATgctgatggtgatggtgataacgatggtgatgatgatgatgatgatcatgagGACCGAAACAAGGACAGACAGGCCCTTGAGAATGAGCTCTTCCTGATGGTCACTCAACTGCAGTGGGAGGATGACATTATTTGGAATGGGGAGGATGTAAAACACAAGGGCACCAAGACGCAGCGAGCCAGCCTTGCAGGATGGCTGCCGTCTAGCATGACACGCAACGCCAATGCTTATAACGCACAGCAGG GACTGACAAGAAGTAATTCCCAGTTGGTGCCACCCGCACCTCCTCCTATGCCCAAAGCTTCTTCAATCTCAGGTtccaagagggaaaaaaacagccatGATAATCATG CCTCTCAGGAAGAAGACTCTCCCTGGTTCTCCATTTTCCCCATTGACAGTGAGGAGTTGGTGTATGGACGCTGGGAAGACAATATTATCTGGGATGACCAGGAGATGGATCACATGCTCATGCCACCTGTTCTTACACTGGATCccaatgatgaaaatatcatTCTAG AAATTCCCGATGAAAAGGAGGAGATGACGTCCCACTCCCCATCAAAAGAGAATAAGAAGGAATCAGCAATCAAAAAGAGCCGCATCCTGCTGGGGAAGACTGGGGTGATAAAAGATGAGCCACAGCAG AACATGTCCCAGCCGGAGGTGAAGGACCCCTGGAACCTCTCCAATGATGAGTTCTACTATCCCAAACAGCAGGGTCTGAGGGGCACGTTCGGTGGCAACATCATTCAG CACTCCATCCCAGCACTGGAGCTGCGGCAGCCCTTCTTCCCCACTCACATGGGACCTATGAAGCTGCGCCAGTTCCATCGATCGACTCTGAAGAAGTACTCTTTTGGAGCATTGGCTCAGCCGGGCCCCCACCCTGTCCAGCCACTGCTCAAACACATTAAGAAGAAGGCCAAG ATGCGAGAGCAGGAGCGGCAGGcatcaggaggaggagacatGTTCTTCATGCGAACCCCGCAAGACTTGACAGGCAAAGATGGAGATCTGATCCTGGCAGAGTACAGTGAAGAATACGCCCCTCTCATCATGCAAGTTGGCATGGCCACTAAGATCAAAAACTACTACAAAAGG AAACCTGGAAAGGATCCTGGAGCACCAGACTGTAAATATGGAGAGACTGTATACTGCCACACATCCCCTTTCCTGGGTTCTCTGCATCCTGGACAGCTGCTGCAG gcGTTTGAAAACAACCTTTTCCGCTCCCCAATCTACCTGCACAAGATGCCAGAGACAGATTTCTTGGTTCTGCGTACACGACACGGCTACTACATCAGAGAGATTGTGGACATTTTTGTGGTTGGTCAGGAGTGCCCTTTGTACGAGGTTCCAGGGCCCAACTCCAAACGAGCCAATACCCACATCAGAGACTTCCTTCAA GTGTTCATTTACCGCTTGTTCTGGAAGAGCAAGGACCGGCCCCGGCGAATCCGCATGGAGGAtataaaaaaagcttttccaTCACACTCAGAGAGCAGCATCAGGAAACGACTAAAACTCTGTGCTGACTTCAAACGCACAG ACAGGAATCTGAGCAGGGAAAGAGCTTTTTACGCCTACTATGGATTTTACCCGAGAG GGATGGACTCGAACTGGTGGGTTCTGAAGCCTGACTTCAGGTTGCCAACAGAAGAAGAGATCAGAGCCATGGTGTCTCCAGAGCAGTGTTGTGCTTACTACAGCATGCTGGTGGCAGAACAGAGACTCAAG GATGCCGGATATGGTGAGAAATCATTCTTTGCTCCAGAGGAGGAGAATGAAGAGGACTTTCAAATGAAGATTGATGATGAG GTGCGGACAGCTCCCTGGAACACAACAAGAGCCTTCATCTCTGCCATGAAGGGGAAATGCCTGTTGGAGGTGACAGGTGTGGCTGATCCTACAGGCTGTGGAGAGGGTTTCTCTTACGTCAAAGTGCCCAACAAGCCCACTCAACAGAAG GATGACAAAGAGCCACAGCCTGCCAAGAAGACCGTGACAGGGACAGACGCTGACTTGAGGAGACTCTCGTTGAAGAATGCCAAGCAGCTGCTGCGCAAGTTTGGTGTTCCAGAGGAAGAA aTCAAGAAGCTCTCACGTTGGGAGGTGATTGACGTGGTGAGAACCATGTCCACAGAGCAGGCACGTTCCGGAGAGGGACCCATGAGCAAGTTTGCCAGAGGCTCTCGTTTCTCTGTCGCTGAACACCAGGAGCGCTACAAGGAAGAATGCCAGAGGATCTTTGACCTGCAGAACAA GGTGTTGGAGTCGACAGAAGTGCTctccacagacacagacagcagcTCTGCAGAGGACAGTGACTTTGAGGAGATGGGAAAGAACATTGAGAACATGCTGCAGAACAAGAAGACCAGCTCCCAGCTGTCCCGCGAGAGGGAGGAGCAGGAAAGAAAGGAGCTGCAGAGGATGTTGATGGGCGAGGAGAGCGACCGCGACAACAAGGGACGCAAGGAGCGGCGGAAGGGCttgt CAAGCTCCTTGTCCACCAGCTCCCACAAGGATGACGACACATCCTCCGTCACCAGCCTTAACTCCTCAGCCACAGGACGGAGACTCAAGATTTATCGCACCTTCAGGGACGAGGATGGCAAGGAATATGTCCGCTGCGAGACAGTTCGCAAGGCTTCAGTCATCGACGCATACACCAGGATCAGAACTACCAAGGATGATGAATTTAT aCGAAAGTTTGCCCTCTTCGatgagcagcacagagaagaGATGAGGAAGGAGCGCCGGCGTATTCAGGAGCAGCTGAGGAGGCTGAAGCGAAACCAGGAGAAGGACAAGATCAAGGGACCTCCAGAGAAGAAGGCCAAGAAGGTCAAAGAGAGACCAGACCTCAAG CTAAAGTGCGGCGCATGTGGAGCCATTGGGCACATGAGGACCAACAAGTTCTGCCCGCTGTACTATCAGACCAACGCCCCTCCTTCTAACCCGGTTGCCATGAcagaagagcaggaggaggagctggaaaAGACCGTCATCCACAACGATAACGAGGAACTGATCAAGGTGGAGGGCACGAAGATCGTGCTGGGCAAACAGCTCATTGAAAG TGCCGATGAGGTGCGCAGGAAGTCTTTAGTGCTCAAGTTCCCCAAGCAACAGCTCccaccaaagaagaagagacgcGTAGGCAGCGCCGTGCACTGCGACTACCTCAAT AAACCACACAAGGCCATCCACCGCAGACGCACCGACCCCATGGTGACCTTGTCTTCTGTGCTAGAGAGCATTATCAATGACATGCGGGATCACCCCAAT ACATACCCATTCCACACACCGGTCAATGCCAAGGTTGTGAAGGACTACTATAAGATCATCACTCGGCCCATGGACCTGCAGACGCTGAGGGAGAATGTACGCAAACGAATGTACCCATCAAGGGAGGAGTTCCGGGAAGCAGTGGAGCTAATCGTCAAAAACAGCGCCACCTACAACG GAGCAAAACATCCAATAACACAGGTAGCACAGTCCATGCTGGACCTGTGTGATGCAAAACTTAAAGAG aaggaGGACAGACTGGTGAGGCTAGAGAAGGCCATCAACCCCCTgctggatgatgatgatcaggTGGCCTTCTCCTTCATCCTTGACAACATTGTAACCCAGAAAATGATGGTTGTCCATGAT TCCTGGCCGTTCCACCATCCTGTCAACAAAAAGTTTGTGCCCGATTACTATAAGGTGATCATAAACCCCATGGATCTGGAGACACTCCGCAAG AACATCTCCAAGCACAAATACCAGAACCGAGATGCTTTCCTCTCAGATGTCGGTCTCATCCACACCAACAGTATCAAGTACAATG GCCCAGACAGTCCTTACACCAAGACAGCGCTGGACATTGTCAACGTGTGCAAGCAGACTTTGGCAGAG TATGATGAGCACTTGACCCAGCTGGAGAAGGACATCTCTACAGCTAAAGAGGCCGCTCTGGATGCAGCAGACTTGGAGAGTCTGGACCCAATGACCCCTGGGCCATACACACCACAG GGTCGCCACAGCAGAAGACCCGGGGAAGAGGAGTCAGATGTGGACATTGAAGGCTTTGAGGAGGACGATGATGGCAAACCCAAGACTCCTGCTCCT GCCGAGGACGCAGAGGGAGATCTGGAGGACGAAGATGACGAAGAGGAGATGTTGCTGCCACCGCGCAGACGCATGCATGaccaggaggaagaggaggaggaggaagaagaagaggatggaAGATCTAACCGCCCAGCGCAAGCCAGCGTCCTGTATCAGGATCTACTCATGTCTGACGGAGAGGACGATGCCAGTGAAGAAGAGGGGGACAATCCTTTCTCCT CCATTCATCTGTCAGAGAGCGGCAGCGACTCTGACAGAGAGGTGGACGTGCGACCTCCGCCTCCACGGAGAGCCCAAGACACGGCCCGCATGGGCATGGAGCAGGACGAGAGCATGATGTCATACGAAGGGGACGTGCCTGATGAACCTCACATGGAGGATAGCAATGTTAG TTACGGCAGCTACGAGGAGATGGGGAGCCGGAGTCAGATGCAGCCCATGGGCATGGGCAACGGAGAAGACTACGGCATcagcgaggaggaggaagatgaagaagatgaagcaCGGAGGAGAGGCCCAGCCGTGCTCTCTCAGGTCCAGCTCAGTGAAGACGATGAGAGCGAAGAGTTCAGATCTATCGGGGGAGACAGTGACATGGACTCTGACAACTAG